Proteins encoded together in one Sphingobacteriales bacterium window:
- the dnaX gene encoding DNA polymerase III subunit gamma/tau, which produces MQESFVVSARKYRPSTFKTVIGQDHITIPLKKAVSSGHLAQAYLFTGPRGIGKTTCARILAKAVNCLNLSEDGEPCNECSSCKTFNEQRSFNIFELDGASNNSVDDIRELINQIRIPPQAGKYKTYIIDEVHMLSPSAFNAFLKTLEEPPAYAIFILATTEKHKIIPTVLSRCQINDFKRLEIKDIVRQLQIIAENEGIKADDAALHIIAQKADGAMRDALTIFDRLVSVSDGELSYDIVIKSLNIIDYEYFFKAAELIAHKNIQDIFLLLDELIKLGFDCLNFLTGLSEHYRNLFVISLGGAAELLEIPDLMKEKFKNQIQIVSKSFAVNALNILNQFVLSFKDSKNQRLHTEICLMKLCYLNDAVHLATGLQEQKKKIN; this is translated from the coding sequence CGGACATCTTGCCCAGGCTTATCTTTTTACAGGTCCCCGTGGAATAGGCAAAACGACCTGCGCACGAATTCTGGCAAAAGCAGTCAATTGCCTGAACCTGAGTGAAGACGGAGAACCCTGCAATGAATGTAGCTCCTGTAAAACCTTTAATGAACAACGCTCTTTCAATATTTTTGAGCTTGATGGTGCTTCCAACAATTCAGTTGACGATATTCGTGAACTTATCAATCAGATCAGAATCCCGCCTCAGGCCGGAAAGTATAAAACCTACATCATCGATGAAGTTCACATGCTGTCGCCAAGTGCCTTCAATGCCTTCCTCAAAACGCTTGAAGAGCCTCCTGCCTATGCCATCTTTATTCTTGCCACCACAGAGAAACATAAAATCATCCCGACCGTTTTAAGCCGCTGCCAGATCAATGATTTTAAACGGCTTGAAATCAAAGATATCGTAAGGCAGCTTCAGATTATTGCTGAAAATGAGGGAATTAAAGCTGATGATGCCGCCCTTCATATTATTGCTCAAAAGGCAGATGGAGCCATGCGCGATGCACTGACCATTTTCGACAGGCTGGTGAGTGTCAGCGATGGTGAATTATCTTATGATATAGTCATTAAAAGCCTGAATATCATTGATTATGAATATTTTTTCAAAGCTGCTGAACTGATTGCACATAAGAACATTCAGGATATTTTTCTGTTGCTGGATGAGTTGATAAAGCTTGGTTTTGATTGTCTGAATTTTTTAACAGGCCTGAGTGAACATTACCGCAATCTTTTTGTGATTTCTCTTGGAGGAGCTGCTGAATTACTGGAAATTCCTGATTTGATGAAGGAAAAGTTTAAAAACCAGATTCAAATCGTCAGTAAAAGTTTTGCCGTCAATGCACTGAATATTCTGAACCAGTTTGTGCTGAGTTTTAAAGATAGTAAGAATCAAAGGCTTCATACGGAGATATGCCTGATGAAGCTGTGTTATCTGAACGATGCAGTTCATCTTGCAACCGGCTTGCAGGAGCAAAAAAAAAAAATTAATTAA
- the icd gene encoding NADP-dependent isocitrate dehydrogenase, with protein sequence MTTGEKIIMQKGQLEVPDFPIIPFIQGDGTGPDIWRASQRVFDEAVRIAYGGKKGVVWKEVFAGESSFNKFGDWLPQETINAFSEYLVGIKGPLTTPVGGGIRSLNVALRQILDLYVCLRPVRYVSGVPSPVKHPELVDMVIFRENTEDIYSGIEWPAGSDEVKKVIYFLQHEMGIKKIRFPETSAIGIKPVSIEGTHRLVRAAIQYALTEKRKSVTIVHKGNIMKFTEGGFKTWAYQLAKEEFRQYIVTERESWIIDNKDKNPAITTEENARLIDPGYDMMTDAQKTAIRAEVQETLKLYDMLGNGKWKNKLMIRDTIADITLQQVLSRPAEFDVIATLNLNGDYLSDALAAQVGGIGIAPGANINYESGHAIFEATHGTAPKYANLDKVNPGSVILSGAMMFKYLGWNEVHDLIWNALVKTVEEKKVTYDFHRLMDHAVLLSCSGFASAMIENMK encoded by the coding sequence ATGACAACAGGAGAAAAAATCATCATGCAAAAAGGGCAGCTCGAAGTGCCCGATTTTCCAATAATTCCCTTTATACAGGGAGATGGGACAGGCCCTGATATCTGGCGTGCTTCCCAGCGGGTATTTGACGAAGCGGTCAGAATAGCTTACGGAGGAAAGAAGGGAGTGGTGTGGAAAGAAGTATTTGCAGGGGAATCTTCATTCAATAAATTTGGCGACTGGCTTCCACAGGAAACCATCAATGCTTTTTCTGAATATCTGGTTGGCATTAAAGGCCCCTTAACAACTCCTGTTGGTGGCGGTATCAGGTCGTTAAATGTGGCCTTACGCCAGATACTCGATTTGTATGTTTGTCTCAGACCTGTCAGATATGTTTCAGGTGTACCTTCGCCTGTGAAACATCCGGAGCTGGTGGACATGGTTATTTTCAGGGAAAACACGGAAGATATTTATTCCGGTATCGAATGGCCTGCAGGGAGTGATGAAGTGAAGAAAGTCATCTATTTCCTTCAGCATGAAATGGGGATAAAAAAAATCCGTTTTCCTGAAACTTCAGCCATAGGTATCAAACCCGTTTCGATTGAAGGGACACACCGGCTGGTGAGAGCCGCCATACAATATGCACTGACAGAAAAGCGTAAATCAGTGACGATAGTCCATAAAGGCAATATCATGAAATTTACGGAAGGCGGGTTTAAAACATGGGCCTATCAGCTGGCAAAGGAAGAATTCAGGCAATATATCGTTACAGAGCGTGAAAGCTGGATAATTGACAACAAAGATAAAAATCCGGCAATCACCACTGAGGAAAATGCCCGCCTGATTGATCCGGGCTATGATATGATGACAGATGCACAGAAAACAGCCATCCGGGCAGAAGTGCAGGAAACACTGAAACTGTATGATATGCTTGGAAATGGCAAATGGAAGAATAAACTGATGATTAGAGATACCATTGCTGATATTACACTGCAGCAGGTTTTGTCGAGGCCGGCAGAATTTGATGTTATTGCCACTTTGAATCTCAATGGTGATTACCTGAGTGATGCCCTTGCTGCACAGGTTGGCGGAATAGGTATCGCTCCGGGAGCCAATATCAACTACGAAAGCGGACATGCTATTTTTGAGGCCACTCATGGAACTGCCCCAAAATATGCCAATCTTGATAAGGTTAATCCGGGCTCAGTTATCCTTTCAGGAGCCATGATGTTTAAATATCTGGGGTGGAATGAAGTCCACGACCTGATCTGGAATGCGCTGGTAAAAACAGTGGAAGAAAAAAAGGTTACCTATGACTTCCACCGGCTGATGGATCATGCAGTATTGCTGAGTTGTTCCGGTTTTGCTTCGGCTATGATTGAAAATATGAAATAG